The Oreochromis niloticus isolate F11D_XX linkage group LG15, O_niloticus_UMD_NMBU, whole genome shotgun sequence genome includes a region encoding these proteins:
- the tmem214 gene encoding transmembrane protein 214, translated as MASNNGSVGKWEVVKKGKKNSNNFGGGGKTAADKKASGGRKALGESNQPSRPPVKMSESLYDSVEKVGKKQNKEQVPPPSDPQNKKPSSSKPPKKSHSSNTASPTTYKTLEEAFKALDVADLKQQLARSQTLFPENPSVWIKDLAGYLNLHLTAQDTEPTLSSHPYDYPYCLTGKELKGVIKGLIGRCSSALPDFFDHCVYTMLRELDRQSGEPLHGYRVCIQAVLQDKPKIATQNLPEYLEMLRSVQNRPVKCLTIMWALGQAGFYDLSQGLRVWLGIMLPVLGVKSLSSYAIAYLERLLSLHSNLTKGFGIMGPKEFFPLLDFAFMPKNALSSSLQEQLRRLYPRLKVLAFGAKPENTLHTYLPSFLSRATPHCPDDMKRELLSSMTECLCVDVQSLGVWRQLYTKHLPQSSLLLNHLLKSWNILPPKLRKNLEETIQSFRVTNEEMRDTIESHDLQECNSLCQNLQVKMRGHGFPWSKLLLVLLVFVAGFIAHDVRSNGSVADSITARYLHSSGITAVSQQAWSKITVYSKQGFSWLETNTPYYYSECVRVLGPVTEQGLEKAKSAAVFISENTSRFIVWVKETTPLVIEWVNTNTPESVFQAMAYLKELLIFLHQNYILPALAYTSNLLQRAWTNLEDSCNGEVSVSCLQGHALSFTNSTWQLLQHTTSAIKTWAQDLLTRAG; from the exons ATGGCTTCAAATAACGGCTCGGTCGGAAAATGGGAGGTGGTGaagaaaggcaagaaaaacagcaacaacttcGGCGGAGGAGgcaagacagcggccgacaagAAAGCCAGCGGGGGAAGGAAAGCCCTGGGCGAATCTAACCAGCCGTCCAGAC CGCCCGTGAAGATGTCAGAGAGTCTGTATGACAGCGTGGAGAAGgtgggaaagaagcagaacaagGAGCAGGTTCCTCCACCATCCGATCCTCAAAACAAGAAGCCCTCATCAAGTAAACCACCCAAGAAGTCGCATTCGAGCAATACGGCCTCTCCCACAACTTACAAAACCCTCGAGGAGGCCTTCAAAGCG CTGGATGTTGCAGACCTGAAGCAGCAGTTGGCTCGCAGTCAGACCCTGTTTCCAGAAAACCCTTCGGTTTGGATCAAAGACCTGGCGGGATACCTCAACCTCCATTTAACTGCCCAGGATACGGAGCCCACACTCAGCAGCCACCCTTATG ACTACCCATACTGCCTTACAGGAAAAGAGCTGAAGGGCGTGATCAAAGGCCTCATTGGACGTTGCAGCAGCGCTCTGCCAGATTTCTTCGACCACTGTGTTTACACTATGCTCAGGGAGTTGGACAGGCAGTCAG GAGAACCTCTACATGGCTACAGAGTTTGCATTCAGGCAGTCCTACAGGACAAACCCAAAATAGCCACCCAAAATCTGCCAGAG TATTTGGAAATGTTGCGGTCGGTTCAGAATCGTCCAGTAAAGTGTTTGACCATCATGTGGGCTCTGGGCCAAGCAGGATTTTATGATCTCAGCCAGGGTCTAAGAG TGTGGCTGGGCATCATGCTCCCTGTGCTGGGAGTGAAGTCTCTGTCCTCATATGCCATCGCCTATCTGGAGAGACTTCTCTC ACTTCATTCAAACCTGACAAAGGGATTTGGTATTATGGGTCCGAAAGAGTTCTTTCCTTTGCTTGATTTTGCTTTCATGCCAAAGAACGCCCTGTCATCAAG TCTGCAGGAGCAGCTGAGGCGTTTGTATCCTCGACTGAAGGTCCTCGCATTTGGAGCCAAGCCAGAGAACACGTTGCACACGTACCTGCCGTCATTTCTGTCCAGAGCCACGCCACACTGTCCTGATGACATGAAGAGGGAG CTGCTCAGCAGTATGactgagtgtctgtgtgtggatgtTCAGAGCTTAGGAGTGTGGAGGCAGCTCTACACCAAACACCTACCCCAGTCCAG TTTGCTTTTGAACCACTTATTAAAGTCCTGGAACATCCTTCCACCAAAG CTTCGGAAGAACCTCGAGGAAACGATCCAGTCATTTAGAGTGACCAACGAAGAAATGAGAGACACCATTGAATCTCATGACCTTCAGGAGTGCAATAGCCTGTGCCAG AATCTGCAGGTAAAGATGCGTGGTCACGGGTTTCCCTGGTCCAAGCTGCTTCTGGTTCTGCTCGTGTTCGTTGCCGGCTTCATCGCCCACGACGTCAGATCAAACGGCTCTGTCGCAG ATTCCATCACAGCCAGGTATCTGCACTCCTCAGGGATCACAGCTGTATCTCAGCAGGCCTGGAGCAAAATAACAGTCTACTCAAAGCAGGGCTTCAG CTGGTTGGAGACAAACACTCCTTATTATTACTCTGAGTGTGTCCGGGTTTTGGGTCCAGTAACGGAACAAGGTTTGGAAAAGGCAAAATCAGCAGCCGTCTTCATCTCTGAAAACACCTCACGGTTTATTGTCTGGGTTAAAGAAACCACACCGCTTGTCATAGAATGG GTGAACACCAACACCCCAGAGAGTGTGTTCCAGGCTATGGCATATTTGAAGGAGCTCCTCATCTTCCTACATCAAAACTACATCCTGCCAGCGCTGGCGTACACATCTAACCTGCTACAGAGAGCATGGACTAACTTAGAGGACTCTTGCAA TGGGGAGGTGTCTGTATCATGTCTGCAGGGCCACGCCTTGTCCTTTACCAACTCGACGTGGCAGCTACTCCAACACACGACCTCGGCAATCAAGACATGGGCCCAGGATTTGCTCACTCGAGCGGGATAA